From the Manis javanica isolate MJ-LG chromosome 11, MJ_LKY, whole genome shotgun sequence genome, one window contains:
- the SERPING1 gene encoding plasma protease C1 inhibitor: MASRLTPLALLLLLLLLAGDGASSSELHGTNHSSTHPERFQEEGKESVSEGDKPKNLSVQSTVDSPTLLEINSTIIANSTLESTQPTTQSSQPTTQPTTEPLCPGPVTSCSDLESQVAEAQLGEALMDFSVKLYHAFSQMKKAETNMAFSPFSIASLLTQVLLGAGDNTRKNLESVLSYPEDFACVHQALKAFSSKGFTSVSQIFHSPDLAIRDAFVNASQSLYGGIPRVLGNDSNVNLELINTWVAEKTHHKITQLLDSLPSDTRLVLLNAIYLSAKWKTAFKHQKTRLELFHLKSSVIKVHMMNSKKYPVAHFTDSTLKAKVGQLQLSHNLSLVILMPQTVKQSLEDMEQALDPTVFKAIMKKLELAKFQPTLLTMPRIKVKSNQDLLAIMEKLDFFDFTYDLNLCRLTEDPDLQVSAMQHQTVLELTESGVEAAAASAVSVARNLLLFEVQQPFLFLLWDQQHRFPVFMGRVYDPRA; encoded by the exons ATGGCCTCCAGGCTCACCCCGCTGgccctcctcctgctgctgctgctgctggctgGG GATGGAGCCTCCTCCTCAGAGCTGCATGGTACCAACCACAGCTCCACACATCCAGAGCGCTTCCAAGAGGAAGGCAAAGAGAGCGTCTCAGAGGGAGATAAACCCAAGAATCTATCTGTTCAAAGCACCGTGGACTCTCCCACCTTGCTGGAAATTAACTCAACCATAATAGCCAATTCCACTCTTGAATCCACGCAGCCCACGACTCAGTCCAGCCAGCCAACCACCCAGCCCACTACTGAGCCCTTATGCCCAGGACCCGTCACCTCCTGCTCTGACTTGGAGAGTCAGGTGGCAGAGGCCCAGCTGGGGGAGGCTCTGATGGATTTCTCTGTGAAGCTCTACCACGCCTTCTCCCAGATGAAGAAGGCTGAGACCAACATGGCGTTTTCCCCATTCAGCATCGCCAGCCTCCTCACGCAGGTCCTGCTTG GGGCTGGAGACAACACCAGGAAGAACCTGGAGAGCGTCCTGTCCTACCCCGAGGACTTTGCCTGTGTCCACCAGGCCCTGAAGGCCTTCTCGTCCAAAGGCTTCACCTCGGTCTCTCAGATCTTCCACAGCCCCG ACTTGGCCATAAGGGACGCCTTTGTGAATGCCTCTCAGAGCCTGTACGGCGGCATCCCCAGAGTCCTGGGAAATGATAGTAATGTCAACCTGGAGCTCATCAACACCTGGGTGGCAGAGAAGACCCACCACAAGATCACCCAGCTGCTAGACAGCCTGCCATCCGACACTCGCCTCGTCCTCCTCAATGCTATCTACCTGAGTG CCAAGTGGAAGACAGCCTTTAAACACCAAAAAACCCGGTTGGAGCTCTTTCACTTAAAGTCCTCTGTGATAAAAGTGCACATGATGAATAGCAAGAAGTACCCTGTGGCCCATTTTACTGACTCGACTTTGAAGGCCAAG GTGGGACAGCTGCAGCTTTCCCACAACCTGAGCTTGGTGATCCTGATGCCCCAGACCGTAAAACAGAGCCTGGAAGACATGGAGCAGGCTCTTGACCCCACCGTCTTCAAGGCCATCATGAAGAAGCTGGAGTTGGCCAAGTTCCAGCCCACTCTCCTGACGATGCCCCGCATCAAGGTGAAGAGCAACCAGGACTTGCTGGCAATCATGGAGAAACTAG ACTTCTTTGACTTCACTTACGACCTCAACCTGTGCAGGCTGACGGAGGACCCAGACCTGCAGGTGTCTGCGATGCAGCACCAGACCGTGCTGGAGCTGACAGAGTCTGGTGTGGAGGCAGCCGCAGCCTCAGCTGTCTCCGTGGCCCGCAATTTGCTGCTCTTTGAAGTACAGCAGCccttcctcttcctgctctgGGACCAGCAGCACAGGTTCCCTGTGTTCATGGGGCGGGTATATGACCCGAGGGCCTGA